The following are encoded together in the Salvia hispanica cultivar TCC Black 2014 chromosome 6, UniMelb_Shisp_WGS_1.0, whole genome shotgun sequence genome:
- the LOC125194927 gene encoding protein FAR1-RELATED SEQUENCE 5-like: MVDTRASGSARHDEKDFTFHDVYARAVGFDTRKSQMRKIDGVTTWYSVVCNREGSKKSIEDDQANARSGFSIKRRRLSKRCGCKARISFKFFSEGGVPGYFVEELNEVHNHYMVESEHQHFMSLNRNLEDVHHQFILDCSKANIGPTLTFNDLKEILGSFHLVGCNVGDIRNASRDIKAYAHGIDVQMVLDDMAKKKEMSEAFTYEYERNYHIFGDIVAFDTTYNTNRYCMIFAPFTGKDNHGRPVTFAVGLVSNKKTGAFAWLFRLFVQCMGVAPKMIVTDQDLGMRSAIEEILVGTRHRWCMWHIMHKLANKVPSQLLRDEDFKKEFNACVWSDLLEPDEFEEEWNRVVERYGLEEHSWFKTLYEYRQLWIPAYFRDFPLGKMIRTTSISESEKAFIKFIESHATTLPNST; the protein is encoded by the exons GAGCTTCTGGATCGGCGAGGCATGACGAAAAAG ATTTCACGTTCCATGATGTGTATGCCCGTGCTGTTGGTTTTGATACGCGCAAATCACAAATGAGGAAAATAGATGGTGTTACTACTTGGTATAGTGTGGTATGCAATAGGGAAGGCAGCAAGAAGTCGATTGAGGATGACCAAGCGAATGCACGGTCTGGTTTTTCGATCAAACGCCGACGGTTATCCAAGCGGTGTGGATGTAAAGCGAGGATATCTTTCAAGTTCTTCTCCGAAGGAGGAGTTCCAGGTTATTTTGTCGAGGAGTTAAACGAGGTTCATAACCATTATATGGTTGAGTCAGAGCATCAACATTTTATGTCACTCAATCGAAATTTGGAGGACGTACATCAccaatttattttggattgttcGAAGGCTAATATAGGCCCCACACTTACGTTCAATGATTTGAAGGAAATACTCGGTAGTTTTCATCTAGTTGGTTGCAACGTTGGGGACATCAGGAATGCTTCTCGAGACATCAAAGCATACGCACATGGTATTGACGTGCAAATGGTTTTGGATGATATGGctaagaagaaggagatgTCTGAGGCATTCACATATGAGTACGAG AGGAATTACCATATATTCGGTGATATAGTGGCTTTTGACACCACCTATAACACCAATAG GTATTGTATGATCTTCGCGCCATTCACGGGAAAGGACAATCATGGACGACCAGTAACTTTCGCTGTTGGTTTGGTAAGCAACAAGAAGACGGGCGCTTTTGCATGGTTGTTTAGACTTTTTGTCCAGTGTATGGGGGTTGCTCCGAAGATGATCGTTACAGATCAAGATTTGGGCATGAGATCGGCTATTGAAGAGATTCTTGTCGGCACTCGCCACAGATGGTGTATGTGGCATATCATGCATAAGTTGGCCAATAAAGTTCCTAGTCAGTTATTGAGGGACGAAGATTTCAAGAAAGAGTTCAATGCATGTGTCTGGTCGGACCTGCTTGAACCCGACGAGTTTGAAGAAGAGTGGAATCGAGTAGTTGAGCGTTATGGCCTGGAAGAACATAGTTGGTTCAAGACGTTGTACGAGTATAGGCAATTATGGATACCTGCGTACTTCAGAGATTTCCCACTGGGGAAGATGATTAGGACCACCTCGATATCTGAATCAGAGAAagcttttataaaatttattgaaagcCACGCAACAACATTGCCGAATTCTACTTGA